From Faecalicatena sp. Marseille-Q4148:
GCCCCGGCGAAAGGGCAAATGCCTGTGTGGGAACCAGGCCAAAGACGCATACCGCGCAGAGAAGCGCCGCCAGCAGCCGCATGAAGCCGCTGCGGTGGTGGATATTTGTCTTTCCCATGAAATAATCCTCACTTTCTTCATTGTTGATTGCATAAAGAAAGGACAGCGTTATTCGCCGTCCTCAGGTTCGTTATCATCCATTCTGTCGTCAAAATCATCCTCGGAGAGATATTCTGTTTCCCCGAAAGCCTCGTCCGGGTCAAAGCCCTCGCCATACCCGCCATCCTCGAAATCCTCGTCATCCTCTGCAAGCTGCTTCGGGCGCACGATTTTCACATAGTAGCCGGCGCCGCCTACTGCAAGCAGGGCAACGATGACAAAGATAATCGTTCCGGCGCTGCCTGTATTTTTCTTTGACGGTTCTGGTTCCTCCGGTTTCTCTGTTTCCTCCGGTTTTTCTTTCCCAATACAGCCCTTTAAGTCATTCTTGCAGACCGGGCAGGAGGTATTGACTTCCCCTGCAGCACACTTTTCCGTGCAGGTACAGACATCCTCTGCCGGGATCACGCTCATGCTGCCGTCACTTTTTTCCGCCAGGGCCATCAGGTCAGATTCGGTGACGCCGTTTAAGAAGTAAACATTGTTGCTGTCACGCTTTCCGTCCACAATGAGATAGAATACATTCCCGTCCTCGGTAGTAATGGTATAAAACTGTTTATCCCCATCCGCGCCGGTGGCTGTATCTAAGACCGTGCCGGTGCCCTCCGGGGTAAACGCGCCCTCCGGGACAGAGGAAGTGGAACTCTCCGAAGAACTGCCGCCTGATGATGTACTGCCGCCTGATGTTCCCCCGGAGCTGTCTGCCTGGCCTGTGTTTGTACCCGCATTGGAACTGTTCCCGGAATTATTACTGCCGGAATTGCCGGAATGATTGCCTGATGATGTACTGCCTCCCGTGGAAGCGCCGGCAGAAGAAATCCCTTTATTGGAAGTGCTGCCGCCTCCGTTGTTCTGTGTGGCCGCGCCCTGGCTGCCGGAAGAAGCTGCCGGCGCCTGGGTTGGTTTTACCGTGCCAGTCTGTGCCGGTGCAGCGGAAGGCTTTTCCGTTTCCTTTGGTTCCTCATAATAGGGGTTATCAAATTTCACGGCCTCCGAGCGGTTCCCGGCATAATCCTGGGCGTACACGATTACCTGCTTCTCCGTTCCGGCATAGTCCTTCAGCGTGACCTTTGCCGCCCCGTTGGTTAACGAGTTGATCCGGTTCCCGTCCACAAAGACCGCCTCCACGCCGGAATTGTCGTCGCTGCTTTCCACTTTCAGCGTACCGCCGTCCAGGGAAGCGGTGAGCTCCGGCGGCGTGGTGTCCTTTCCCCCGGCGGCATAAGCCGTCAGGGGCAGGACGGTGGCACCTATGGCGAGCATAAGCGCCAGAAACAAAGAAAGTTTTTTAATCCTCATTCCCATCCTCCTGTTTCTGCGGCAGCGCCTCCCCCAGAGGGGAAGCCTGCTGCGATTTTAAGAAATCCGCAAGCTGCTGGGGCGTCAGCTTATAGCTTCTTGCCACCGCCACATAGTCGGTATTTTCAAGCTCCGTTTTCTGTTCCTCCAGCTTGCGGAGTTTGCCCTGCATTTCTGCGATCTTCGCTTTGGTCTTGTCGATTTCCTTTTCCAGTTTTTCTATTTTAGGGTTCAAATTTTACCTCCAATCTGTTTAAGGCAGACGCCCAAATGTATAAAAATGCTGCTGCCAGTAACTTGTGTTGATGTTTGCGTAAGAGATCGGGTCGCCGCAATGGATCATCATTCCGTTCCCCACATAAATCCCCACATGGCTTGCGCCGCTGGTATTGTAGGTCCCCTGGAAGAAAATCAGGTCGCCCGGTTTTGCGTCGGCGCTTGATACCGGGGTACAGACCCCTAAGAGCCCGTCCGCGGTCAGACGCCCGAAATTCCAGCCGCTGTGGTTGACTACCCAGGAAACATACCCGGAACAGTCAAAGGAAGTGGAAGGGCTTGCGCCGCCCCATACATACGGATAACCTAAATACTTTTCCGCCTCCGCAAGCATGGCCGCAAACCGTTCATCCGCAAGGGCCTCCGGCGGTACGTCATAGTCAAAATAATTCCCTCCGCCTCCTGCGCCCACTTCCGGCAAATGCCGCTCGCTGGTATCTCCGGTGTCGGCAAAGTAGAGGGGATTTAAGTATTGCCCGTCCACCAGTACCTCCAGATGAAGGTGCGGCCCGGTGGAATTGCCGGTGCTGCCGACCTTTGCGATCACATCCCCGGCCTTGACTTCCTGGCCTGCGGAAACGAGAAGCTGTGAGCAGTGGCCGTACTTGGTGGTAAGGGTATGCCCCTCGTAAGCCTCTCCCTCAATAGCGATGCACAGGCCATAGCCGCCAGCGTTCCCGGCCAGCGTGACCCTGCCGTCATGCCCGGCTAAAATATCCGTGCCCTGTGCCATGCCGATGTCAACGCCGGTATGGTAATCCTTTCCCCCGCTGATGGGGTGGACCCGGTAGCCGTAGTAGCTGGTAACATAGGGGAGCCAGTTGGTGCCGAATACATTTTCCACATACTGGCGGTTCCCTTTGGTCTGCAATAAAATCTCGCAGATTTCCTTCTGTTCTTCATTCATGCGGGAGACGGCCAGGTTTTCCAGCGGCGTGGCCGTAAGTTTCACATTCAGGATGCGCCACTCATACGGCACTTCTTCCTCGGTTTCCTCGCCGGTCTCCGGGTCAATGGTGGTTTCCGTCCGGTAGCGGATTTCCGTTTCCTCGCTGAAAGATAGGGAATACTGCTCCTGAAATAGCTGCCGCAGCACGCCCTCCGCTTCACTGTAAGAAAAGTCCTGATAGACAGCGGTTAAGTAGCCCATCAGCACGTAAGGGTCATGCTCGATGGCGCCAATGTTATAACGGTACTCGTCATAGCCGGGGCGGTCGGATTCCACCCGGCCAATCTCCATCTGTAAATCCGTTTCCCATTCGGTATAGGAAAGCTCTGCCTGGTTGATGTCCTGGTCCTCCGCCAGATAGGTGGAAGCCGCCAGGCTCCCCAGGCCTCCGGTACCAATATTGGAAAATGAGGACAGCACAGAAGCAATCAGGAAGAATACCAAAAGCAGGAGAATGATAATGGCACAGGCTACCGGGTGCCGCCGGATCGTCCTGCCAATGCTGACGACAATCTTTTCCGTAGTGACAGCGGCGTCCTTTGCCCGTGTGCCGGCTTTTTTTGCCTCCCGCGCTGCTTTGGCGTACTGGCGTTTCAATTTCTGTTTCTGCCACATCCGCGCCAGGACATTCTTCTTTAATTCCGGGTTGTCATATAACGCCTGCCGGTAAGACAGGCCCGCATTTGCCCTCACAGACTTTTGCTGTAACTTTGATACCCTCCGGTAAGGCGCTGTTTTGTGCCGGTGGTATGCTGTGCGAAGTCCTGCCTCCCCCACAAGCTCGGTCCGGTGGGCCGCCTTAATGCCGATATTTTCATCCTCCGCCTGGTAAATCTTTTTATGGGCATAGCCAATGGCTGTATTTGCGCCGGCTTTCACCGGGCGCATGGGAAGGGAGCCTTTGACATGGGCCCGCTGGGATTTCACCTCCTGTTCAAATTTCAGGTGTTTTTTCGCTTTCCCGGTTTCCGGGTCGGAAGCGGTCTCAATCCGCAATTTACGGCGGGAGGGCAGACACGCTTCGGCCTGTTCTAACTTCTCCGTAGTCCGCTCCGCTTTCCGCCTTGCCTGCGTCAGCTTGTTGTCTTTGGCCTCCGGCGGCAGCTCGTCGGCGGTAAATTCCAGCTTGGAAGGTTTTTTCGGCTCAACGCCTCCGCCTTCTGTCTGCACCGCCTGTTCCTCGGCTTTTGCAGCCTCATGGAAACGCTGATAGTATTGGTTTCCGCGCTGGCGTGTCCGGCTTTTGTGCTCTGTCCGCCCAGAATCCCTTTTTGCCGCTGATGTGCCAGCCTCCAAAGGAACAGGTTCTCCGGGATCATGCCCGGAGCCATGCCGCAGAGCATCCTCTGAAAACGGCATCCGCCCGGAAGTGTCCTGGGAGGAAAATTCCTGTGCCGTTATATAACCGTTGTTATTTCCGGCAACAGGTTCCGATCCGTAAGTTTTCGCCTGCTGTGTTACTTCCGGCGTGGCCTGCAAAGGGTCCGCCTCCATCGGAAGCGGGACCGCCTGCCGATGGCTTCTTGAAGCACCGGGAGAAGGGGCATCCCTTGCCCGGCGCAGGTCAAAATCCTGCCCGCCCTGCCGCGGCGTCATGCGTTCCTCCTTATGGGAATCCCGCGCCGGCATCCGGGCATCTTTCTGTTTTCTCTGAAATTCCCCGTCACGTTCCGTTATCCTCACCTCCAGTCATGTTTAATAAGCTGCATTTCCTCACGCCTTTGTCCCCGCCACTTCATCGGGCCTGGTCGTTAAGACGCTGTACAGCAAAGTATCCTTCGGGAAGTGATCCACAAATGGGATAATCACATTTCCAAAGAACAGAAGCCCTTCGCCGGGGCCGGAATGGGTCACATAGGAAAGCTGGTGCGGGGAAATCCCAAGCTGCTTTGCCAAAATCTGTCGGTCCCCCTGAGCCTGGTTGAGCATGTAGATAAAATCCGAGTTCTATAGTGATAGGTAAGCCTCTGATATCATCTCGGGCTTTTCCCCCACTCCACACCGTGCATGCGACTTTCACCGCACACGGCGTTCCATCGGTTAGTATTTTTCATTGTCTAAACAATCAACCTTTGAATAGAATAAAAACTGTAGTAGTTGAAATAAGATTAAATAGGTTGCATGGAAGCCAACTCACGAAGGTGGTTAACCTTTATAAGCTGTTTGATATCTAGCTGTAGTAAATCCATATATTTGTAAATAGTTTCCGCTTTTGAAGCATGAATGAGTTTATGTACGGAATTCTTTATGAGAATAAGATTCTCATAGGCATCCGTACCGCCTAAATGTCGGGGTAACTTATGATGGCAATGAATTTCCCCAACAGAGGAGAATTCAACACCTGTTATAGCACATTTTCCCCATTGGGCTGAGAAGAGAGATATTCGATTGTCTGCGTATTCCGCACTATTGGAATAGGCTGGTTGACGCATGAGAGCCAACATCATAGGGATGTTGATTCTCAGACAGTTGTGAATACCTTCTCGTCCTTCGGGAGTGTAATAATTCCAGCTCTTCTTACGGAAAAGTGGGTTTTTGTGCTGTGTGTATCCTATTGGATACACGGGCTCATTCGTACCAGCGACATATCGCATCATTTTGGATTTACCAAAACGGGCTTTTTCAAACTCCGTAAGCTCTCGCCCTGTTTTCACAAGACGGTTGCCTGTGCGAGTGCTAAGCCTGTTTGTCAGCAAGGTCATGACTGTGCGGTTTAGGGAAGCACAATCATGATTAACATGTGTGGCGATACAGTAATAATTCTGCATGCCAGTAACCATACTGTTATAGAGTCTGATTTCCCCCTGTTCGCCATATATTTTGCGAGGGTGAACGATTCTCTTTGCCTGTTCTTTAAGCTTCTCCCTTTTGTGCTCGAGATTTTTATCTGCGATATGAGATATAACCACGAGTTTGTTGCCTTTTCTGTGAACTTTCATTTTGAATCCGAGAAAATCAGAGTAATGATTTCTTACATTGACAATCCTCGTTTTCTTTTCAGAAATTTCCAGTTTGAGCCTTTCTTTCAGCCACAGAGTGACTGCACATTTGGTGCGTTCAGCGGAGTCCTTTGTCCTACAAAAGATTCGAAAATCATCTGCATAGCGAACAATGAACATTTCCTTCAGGTTAGATTTCTTAGCCTGTCGAAAGCCGTTTTCAGGTCTAGCATTCCGTTTGCAAATCGGACACCATTGCCATTGACTTTCTACCCAGTGGTCTAATTCGTTAAGCACGATATTAGCCAGAAGTGGCGATATAATACCTCCCTGTGGGGTTCCTTTGTCGGGTGTGATAAAAGTCCCATCTTCCAGTTTGATTGGTGCTTTGAGAATTCGTCTTATGACAAATATCAGTTGCTTGTCATGAATACCCATAGCCCATATCTGTCGTATCAGCTTGGCATGATTCACGTTATCAAAGAACCCTTTTATATCGAATTCAATGACATAGTGAAGATTGGCATGTTGAAGTAGCTGATAACTTCTTGCTATAGCGTTCTCAACCGAATGGTTCGGTCTGAATCCATAGCTGTTTTTGCTGAACTTAGCCTCACAAACAGGTTCCAATACCTGTTTGATACATTGTTGAACAAGTCTATCCCATATACACGGAATCCCTAAGGGTCTCATTTTACTTGGGTCGTATGGTTTTGGTATCTCCTTACGCCTTACAGGTTTTGGGCGATACCCATGTTCACTTCCATTAATAATAAATCTAACTTTTTCAACAACCTCATCGGGGGAACATCTTCCAATGTCCTCGATTGTGAGATTGTCTGTGCCACTTGTTTTACTTCCCGTATTTTTCTTGATATTTCTGTACGCTAGAAGAATGTTTTCCCGTTGAAGAATGACAGACATTAAATCTGTAAAAACTTCTCCGTTCAAACTTGCCTGGTATAGATTATCAATCGTATTCTGCATTCCGTAATACTCATTGTGACGCAGATTATCCTCACAGAGCAGTTGCTTTTTCTTTTTCATGGTCATAAGGCATCACTCTCCTTTCTTGGGAAAGTGTCCCTTTTTGTCATACTCGTAATCCTTATAAGATTGAATGACAACAATTGTTTCTAACCGACTAAAGCCCATTCCTCGAGCCCGCCTTTTTCGTAGGGCTGTCGTAGGTTCGAGCTTCGCTTTTCAGCACAGATTAGGCGGCTTATATGATTCGTCCGCAGATTGCTTATGAGCAACTCTGTACCTTTCCACGTTCCGATAATTCTATCTGTGCATATATCCTTAGGTGTTCGCTATAGTCCTGTCAGCTTGATTGTGCCTGTAACACAATACGGAGTTTCATATTTTCGATTCTTACTACACCGCACTGACCCACAATTAAGTGTCCATACATTTCTATATGGTAAACATCTAGACCCGTACATTCGCGGTTTTCGTCAGTCCGTCGTGGACATTCTCACCATAGATATTTTATAGACTCCCGACGTGTCATCTGCATACAGTACCTCTACCGCACTTTCGACAGCTGTATTTCTACACTGTTTCGGCAGACTTCCGCCGACTTTATCGAGCTCCAGACCCCAACCATTACAGTCGGAGCCGGTCGAAGTATCAGAGAAGGCATTTCAAGGCGTTACCCCATCATTCTACCTTTCGAATTATCAGTTGTTACTTACCTCGTAAGAAGGTAAGTCCGACGATTTTAGCATCGCATGGCCATAAGTCCATGAAGTTTTACCCTCATAGAGCGATGTTTGTGCGTCAACGTGTCGCACCGAAAATATTCTCAATCTCACGGGAAGCCAGAAGATCCTTTACGTTCTGGGTCAGCCCTGACGGGATCCCGCCCCATTTACGGAAGCGTTTCCAGATTTCCACGCTGAAACTTCCGGTCTGGCCTTTCAAAAGGAGATGGAATTCGTCAATATAGAACCAGGTAGTCTTGTGTTTGGAACGGTTGGCGGTGACACGGTTCCAGACCGCATCCTGCATAATCAAAAGCCCGATCTCCTTTAACGCTTTTCCCAGGGATTTGAGCTGGAAGCAGAGTACCCGGTGTTTGTCCATCTGGATATTGGAACGGTGGTTGAATACATTTAAGGAACCGTTGACATAGATTTCCAGCGCCGTGGCGATATTCTGCGCCTCCGGCTCCGCCTGCTTCAAAAGCAGGTCGTAAAGGTCGCCCAAAACCGGCATTTTCTCCGGGCAGGGATCCTGCAGGTAATCCCGGTACACCAGCCTAGTGCAGCGGTCAATGATGGTACGCTCAATCGGGGAAAGCCCCTCCTTGCCGCCGATAATCAAATCGCACAGAGACAGGATAAAGTCACTTTTTAAGGTGATAGGGTTCTCGTCGTCCGAATAGTCCAGGTTAATATCCATCGGATTGATATAGTTGGTGGAAGTGGGGGAAATATCAATGACCTGCCCCTGCTCCCCAAACTGTTCCACCAATGGGCCGTACTCATTTTCGGGATCCGCAATGATGATGTCATCCTCCGTCAGAAGGAACACGTTGACGATCTCACGCTTGGCAGAGAACGACTTGCCGCTGCCCGGCGTCCCCAGGAACAGTCCATTTGGATTCTTTAAGTTCTTGCGGTTCGCCATAATCAGGTTGTTGGAAAGGGCGTTCAGGCCATAATAAAGCGCCTCCCCCTCCTGGAACAGCTCACAGGTGGTGAAAGGCACAAAAATGGCGGTGCTGCTTGTGGTAAGCCCCCGTTCAATCTCCACCTGGTTCAAACCCAGCGCAAGGGAGGATATAAGCCCCTGTTCCTGCTGGAAGTCCAGCCGCTTTAAGGCACAGTTATATTTCTGGGCGATACCGGAAGCGGAGAGAATATCGTTAAACAATTTCTGGCGCTTCGGTGCAAGATTCTCCACCAGCACCGTCACCAGGAACATCCTTTCATTCCGGCTCTGTAAATCCTGCAAGAGATTTTTCGCTTCTTCCCCATAGGTGGCAAGGTCCGTAGGTATGATGTCCATGTCGTACCCAGCCCGGACCGCTTTTTTCTGTTCCTCAATGGTCATTTTCTGTAAGTCCGACATCTTGCGCTTGATATTTTTAATCGCCTGGGTCTGGTCGATGGACTGGATATGCAGGTTGACCGTCACGGCATCGTCCAGATCCAGAAGCTCTGCCAGCAGCCGGTCTGTCAGCTCCGGGGCTAAAATCTGTAAGAAAGACACTGCCCCGGAATGGTCGGCCACCCGGAAGGTCTTTCCATCCCTGGAAAACGACATGCCGGAGGGCGCGATAAAATCTTTGGTGGAAAGCCCGGTCTTTGGCAGGTCCGCCCAGGTAAAGCGGAACTTTTCCTGCCCGTCCGGGTGGAGCTGGCTGTGCAGAAGTTCCAGACGCTCCAGGCCGTTTAAGGGCCTTGCCTGGACTCCCAGGGTCTTAAAGTTCGCCAGCACATCTGTTTCAATCCGTTCCAGCCGCATTTTTGCGGTCCTAAGGTCGTCCGCCTCAATGCCGAAGGTGATATATTTGCGTTTGGTAAGGCCGTTGTTGCCCTTTTGGAGCTGCCCCTTTAACATATCCGCGTATTCTTTACGGATCCCGTCATATTCGTCGCCGCGGGCGGGGATCTCAATGCTCTTTGCGAAATCCTGCATATTCGCCCGCTGGTTGATAAAAGTAAGCTGCACATGGATGGAGGCGTCAAAGTAATTTAAGAAATCACAGTACCCCTCAAAAATCTGCGCTTTGTCCTCCGCCTGGGCGAGCTGGTAGTTAATATCGAAAAACTGCACGGTCTTGGTGTAAAGCGTGTCCGTCAGCCGGCAGATCCCATCCTTATACATTTCCCGGTAGGGAATACTCTGCTGGGCCGTCTGCGGGGCATCCGCCCTAAGCCCGGCGAGAAAGCCGCCTTTTTTCGGCGGCTTGTTAGAGGCAGTTTTATTTCTGCCTTTTGCTGCGTCGGCCCTGGTCTTTTCTGCCTGCCTGATGTTCCTTTGCAGACGTTTTTCCTGGGCCTCTTGCTGTTTTGTTTTTGGCAATCCTTGTAACCTCCTTTTTTGACATGGTTTTATATAGGTTTTCCGTCCGGTAGGGGCGTTCCTTCGGCCAGAGCTTATAGCGCAGCCGGTTTTTCAGAAGTTTCTCCGCCGGCTGCCCGTCCCGCTCATACATGGCGAAGAAGAAAAAGGGCATCATCAGGCCGATCATCAAAAGCACCGACGCGGAATTGCCGATGGCGCCCCTCGTCAGGAAATAGGCCGGCAGGCCCACAAGACCGCCCAGGCTGAAACAGATGAGCTGGCGCTTGGTAAGGCCCGCCGCCACTTTTGTCTTGACTTTCGTTAAGTCTTTGGGTACGGGTACATAGGGCATTTATTTCACCTCCCATCGTGATAGAATTTCATTATCGTGCGCCGGAATCATGGATCATTTCCTCCGCGGCCGGTGGTCTCTGCACCTTCTGAATCGCATCCTGCAGCCGTTCCCGCAGAGATCTTGGCTGCTCTGCCCGTTCCTCCTGAGGAGAGGAAATATCTTGAACCAACAACTCCACGGCAATACAAGCGTTTGTGTCGGCTGCTGGACAATATTTGACAACTTCCACTAATGGACGGTCGAAACGTAGCAGATAATCAATTTCTTCTGCTGTCAACGAATTTTCTCCTGTCAGATAACGGTAAGCGGCCATCACGGAGGCAATTTCTTCCGACCGGTCTATCAGTTCCCTGTTAGAGCAATCCTCCAGCTTTTCCCTGTAAATGTAATAATCCTTGCCGACCAAGGACATCAACTCCAGATATTTCCGATTCTGTTCTTCCGGTTCGCTTAGTTCTTTTGGAAATTTCCGATCCGCTTGGATTTCCTCCAAAAGTTCACAGATAGGAAAGCTATGAGCATGGGTATTTTCTTCCCAGCACCACCGGGCCACATCTAACGGATCCTGAAAGGAAAGAAGCGCCTCCACCTCTGCCGGGGTAAATTCATGTTCCGCCTTCAGGTAATAATGAAGCTCCGAAAACCCCTGCAATTCGTAAATGCTGCCGATATTCTGTGCGTCCAGCATATCTGCATGGATCTTCAGGCACTTGTCCAGCCGTTCCATCAACAGCCGTTTTGCATCCTGTTCTATAAAAATCACTCCTTCCTCCCTGGCATTGTAATACTGGATTCCACTTCATTTCCCCACACATCCCAGCCCGGCGTCTGCTGCCTTGCGAACAGCTCCAGCCTGGGCTGGTCGCCCATGAGCTTTACGATTTTTTCCCGCACCTCGTCCGGCTTTTTGCTGTGCTGCTCGATATGGGAGATCACAAACTGGTGGATCCCCGCGCACTGGCGTTTCGGGTGGCCTCTGGTCGCCAGCAGGCAGACCTCGGCATTTGAGCGGGTCCAGAACCCCATCCCGTAAAACCAGGAATCCGCTTTCCGGTTCTGTTTGAGCCAGAGGAAGGCTAAAGTCTTATATCTGAATCCCCATGCCTCCATCACCCGGAACGCCTCATTAAGCTGCGGGAAGGTCGCCCACAGGAAAAGTGCGCTGTCTTTAGCGGCAAGTTCCGCCACCGGCAGCGCACATATATCCTCCATGCTCATGGTGGGGTAATGGTTTTCCGCCACGCCGTTGCCGCGCTTCATATCGTAGCGCCAGGGCGGGTCCGCATAGATCACGCTGTATTTCTTTGTTTCCGGCATCAGCGTTCCTGCCCGTTCTTAGCCGGGG
This genomic window contains:
- a CDS encoding DUF4366 domain-containing protein, translating into MRIKKLSLFLALMLAIGATVLPLTAYAAGGKDTTPPELTASLDGGTLKVESSDDNSGVEAVFVDGNRINSLTNGAAKVTLKDYAGTEKQVIVYAQDYAGNRSEAVKFDNPYYEEPKETEKPSAAPAQTGTVKPTQAPAASSGSQGAATQNNGGGSTSNKGISSAGASTGGSTSSGNHSGNSGSNNSGNSSNAGTNTGQADSSGGTSGGSTSSGGSSSESSTSSVPEGAFTPEGTGTVLDTATGADGDKQFYTITTEDGNVFYLIVDGKRDSNNVYFLNGVTESDLMALAEKSDGSMSVIPAEDVCTCTEKCAAGEVNTSCPVCKNDLKGCIGKEKPEETEKPEEPEPSKKNTGSAGTIIFVIVALLAVGGAGYYVKIVRPKQLAEDDEDFEDGGYGEGFDPDEAFGETEYLSEDDFDDRMDDNEPEDGE
- a CDS encoding DNA methyltransferase — protein: MPETKKYSVIYADPPWRYDMKRGNGVAENHYPTMSMEDICALPVAELAAKDSALFLWATFPQLNEAFRVMEAWGFRYKTLAFLWLKQNRKADSWFYGMGFWTRSNAEVCLLATRGHPKRQCAGIHQFVISHIEQHSKKPDEVREKIVKLMGDQPRLELFARQQTPGWDVWGNEVESSITMPGRKE
- a CDS encoding peptidoglycan DD-metalloendopeptidase family protein; this translates as MPARDSHKEERMTPRQGGQDFDLRRARDAPSPGASRSHRQAVPLPMEADPLQATPEVTQQAKTYGSEPVAGNNNGYITAQEFSSQDTSGRMPFSEDALRHGSGHDPGEPVPLEAGTSAAKRDSGRTEHKSRTRQRGNQYYQRFHEAAKAEEQAVQTEGGGVEPKKPSKLEFTADELPPEAKDNKLTQARRKAERTTEKLEQAEACLPSRRKLRIETASDPETGKAKKHLKFEQEVKSQRAHVKGSLPMRPVKAGANTAIGYAHKKIYQAEDENIGIKAAHRTELVGEAGLRTAYHRHKTAPYRRVSKLQQKSVRANAGLSYRQALYDNPELKKNVLARMWQKQKLKRQYAKAAREAKKAGTRAKDAAVTTEKIVVSIGRTIRRHPVACAIIILLLLVFFLIASVLSSFSNIGTGGLGSLAASTYLAEDQDINQAELSYTEWETDLQMEIGRVESDRPGYDEYRYNIGAIEHDPYVLMGYLTAVYQDFSYSEAEGVLRQLFQEQYSLSFSEETEIRYRTETTIDPETGEETEEEVPYEWRILNVKLTATPLENLAVSRMNEEQKEICEILLQTKGNRQYVENVFGTNWLPYVTSYYGYRVHPISGGKDYHTGVDIGMAQGTDILAGHDGRVTLAGNAGGYGLCIAIEGEAYEGHTLTTKYGHCSQLLVSAGQEVKAGDVIAKVGSTGNSTGPHLHLEVLVDGQYLNPLYFADTGDTSERHLPEVGAGGGGNYFDYDVPPEALADERFAAMLAEAEKYLGYPYVWGGASPSTSFDCSGYVSWVVNHSGWNFGRLTADGLLGVCTPVSSADAKPGDLIFFQGTYNTSGASHVGIYVGNGMMIHCGDPISYANINTSYWQQHFYTFGRLP
- the ltrA gene encoding group II intron reverse transcriptase/maturase, which gives rise to MTMKKKKQLLCEDNLRHNEYYGMQNTIDNLYQASLNGEVFTDLMSVILQRENILLAYRNIKKNTGSKTSGTDNLTIEDIGRCSPDEVVEKVRFIINGSEHGYRPKPVRRKEIPKPYDPSKMRPLGIPCIWDRLVQQCIKQVLEPVCEAKFSKNSYGFRPNHSVENAIARSYQLLQHANLHYVIEFDIKGFFDNVNHAKLIRQIWAMGIHDKQLIFVIRRILKAPIKLEDGTFITPDKGTPQGGIISPLLANIVLNELDHWVESQWQWCPICKRNARPENGFRQAKKSNLKEMFIVRYADDFRIFCRTKDSAERTKCAVTLWLKERLKLEISEKKTRIVNVRNHYSDFLGFKMKVHRKGNKLVVISHIADKNLEHKREKLKEQAKRIVHPRKIYGEQGEIRLYNSMVTGMQNYYCIATHVNHDCASLNRTVMTLLTNRLSTRTGNRLVKTGRELTEFEKARFGKSKMMRYVAGTNEPVYPIGYTQHKNPLFRKKSWNYYTPEGREGIHNCLRINIPMMLALMRQPAYSNSAEYADNRISLFSAQWGKCAITGVEFSSVGEIHCHHKLPRHLGGTDAYENLILIKNSVHKLIHASKAETIYKYMDLLQLDIKQLIKVNHLRELASMQPI
- a CDS encoding PrgI family protein, translated to MPYVPVPKDLTKVKTKVAAGLTKRQLICFSLGGLVGLPAYFLTRGAIGNSASVLLMIGLMMPFFFFAMYERDGQPAEKLLKNRLRYKLWPKERPYRTENLYKTMSKKEVTRIAKNKTARGPGKTSAKEHQAGRKDQGRRSKRQK
- a CDS encoding DUF4315 family protein, producing MNPKIEKLEKEIDKTKAKIAEMQGKLRKLEEQKTELENTDYVAVARSYKLTPQQLADFLKSQQASPLGEALPQKQEDGNED